One genomic region from Bufo bufo chromosome 3, aBufBuf1.1, whole genome shotgun sequence encodes:
- the ZDHHC23 gene encoding palmitoyltransferase ZDHHC23 produces the protein MNGVRKKRASRGGRDTDDVLCCCEYINQKGERSHLAACLCDCEDLDEACDRWITCKSLQPEVLVRAIETASDRFRVPWIRGAKKVDLSVLPPLVLLPISLHVAAFHVLLGVVVLSSLPILVIWYYQLTHRRKGKTLLFLSLALFSLGYMYYNFVQEVLLKGHIGWGHFSAITCGLLLTLLCLAKAKQDPGYLRRSTRGAAMGKRECANGVSTAEDPAPRSQTGIQEENVNLITEKNWCKICQVLRPPRSGHCRICGSCVQRMDHHCVWINNCIGARNHKFFLLLLVIFQFTSLYGLMVTLSALCRGRSVLSALFYCPGVYTNYSTSFAFTCVWYCAIITAGMGYVLVIQLLNISYNVTEREARIALREKTGRCVLGGLVVDTGTFNQGLLQNWLHFLSADCEGAEQDLPDMV, from the exons ATGAACGGAGTCAGGAAAAAGCGGGCGTCTAGAGGAGGGCGAGACACTGATGACGTTCTGTGCTGCTGCGAGTATATCAACCAGAAGGGCGAGAGGAGTCACCTGGCCGCCTGTCTGTGCGACTGCGAGGACCTGGACGAGGCCTGTGACAG ATGGATCACTTGTAAGTCGCTGCAGCCGGAGGTCTTGGTGAGGGCGATAGAGACTGCGTCTGATCGTTTTCGTGTCCCATGGATTCGTGGTGCTAAGAAGGTTGACCTCAGTGTCCTGCCCCCGCTGGTTCTGCTGCCCATCTCTCTCCATGTGGCAGCTTTCCATGTGCTCCTGGGGGTGGTGGTCCTCAGCTCCCTGCCGATTCTGGTGATCTGGTATTATCAGCTGACCCATCGGCGCAAGGGGAAGACCCTCCTCTTCCTCAGCCTCGCCCTCTTCTCTCTGGGCTACATGTATTATAACTTTGTGCAGGAGGTCCTTCTTAAAGGTCACATCGGCTGGGGTCACTTCTCCGCCATCACCTGCGGCCTGCTGCTGACTCTTCTGTGTCTAGCGAAGGCAAAGCAGGATCCGGGCTACCTCCGCAGAAGCACCCGGGGGGCAGCAATGGGGAAGAGGGAGTGTGCCAACGGGGTGTCCACGGCTGAGGACCCCGCCCCCCGGAGTCAGACTGGGATCCAGGAGGAAAACGTAAATCTTATCACTGAGAAGAACTGGTGTAAAATCTGCCAAGTGCTGAGACCCCCCCGGAGCGGCCACTGCAGGATCTGCGGGAGCTGCGTCCAGCGGATGGACCATCACTGCGTGTG GATTAATAATTGTATTGGAGCTCGGAACCACAAATTCTTCCTCTTGCTGCTTGTGATTTTCCAGTTCACCTCTCTTTACGGGTTAATGGTGACCCTCAGCGCTTTGTGCCGCGGCCGCAGCGTCCTCAGTGCCTTATTCTACTGCCCAGGCGTCTACACCAACTACAG CACATCGTTTGCCTTCACCTGTGTGTGGTATTGTGCCATCATCACCGCCGGGATGGGCTATGTCCTGGTGATTCAGCTGCTGAACATCAGCTACAACGTCACCGAGCGTGAGGCGAGGATCGCCCTGCGGGAGAAGACCGGCCGCTGCGTCCTCGGGGGTCTGGTGGTGGACACGGGAACCTTCAACCAGGGACTTCTTCAGAACTGGCTCCACTTCCTGTCTGCGGACTGTGAGGGAGCGGAGCAGGACCTGCCGGACATGGTGTGA